A single region of the Marmota flaviventris isolate mMarFla1 chromosome 10, mMarFla1.hap1, whole genome shotgun sequence genome encodes:
- the Dmap1 gene encoding DNA methyltransferase 1-associated protein 1 isoform X3 — MPFTNPARKDGAMFFHWRRAAEEGKDYPFARFNKTVQVPVYSEQEYQLYLHDDAWTKAETDHLFDLSRRFDLRFVVIHDRYDHQQFKKRSVEDLKERYYHICAKLANVRAVPGTDLKIPVFDAGHERRRKEQLERLYNRTPEQVAEEEYLLQELRKIEARKKEREKRSQDLQKLITAADTTAEQRRTERKAPKKKLPQKKEAEKPAVPETAGIKFPDFKSAGVTLRSQRMKLPSSVGQKKIKALEQMLLELGVELSPTPTEELVHMFNELRSDLVLLYELKQACANCEYELQMLRHRHEALARAGVLGGPTTPAVGPVPASAESAVSEPGLGPDPTKDTIIDVVGAPLTPNSSETHTRPWGRLTSAPPVSPQRKRRESASSSSSVKKAKKP; from the exons ATGCCATTCACTAACCCAGCCCGAAAGGATGGAGCTATGTTTTTCCACTGGCGACGGGCAGCAGAGGAAGGCAAGGACTACCCTTTCGCCAGGTTCAATAAG ACTGTGCAGGTGCCTGTGTATTCAGAGCAGGAGTACCAGCTCTATCTCCATGATGATGCTTGGACTAAGGCAGAAACTGACCACCTCTTTGACCTAAGCCGCCGTTTTGACCTGCGTTTTGTAGTTATCCACGACCGGTATGACCACCAGCAGTTCAAG AAGCGTTCTGTGGAGGACCTGAAGGAGCGGTACTACCACATCTGTGCTAAGCTTGCCAATGTACGGGCTGTGCCAGGCACAGACCTCAAGATACCAGTATTTGATGCTGGGCATGAACGACGGCGGAAGGAACAGCTGGAGCGTCTCTACAACCGGACCCCAGAGCAG GTGGCAGAGGAGGAGTACCTGCTACAGGAGCTGCGCAAGATTGAGGCCCGGAAGAAGGAACGGGAGAAACGCAGCCAGGACCTACAGAAGCTGATCACAGCAGCTGACACCACTGCAGAACAGCGGCGCACTGAACGCAAGGCCCCCAAGAAGAAGCTACCCCAGAAAAAGGAGGCCGAGAAGCCG GCTGTTCCTGAGACTGCAGGGATCAAGTTTCCAGACTTCAAGTCTGCAGGGGTCACACTGCGAAGCCAGAGG ATGAAGCTGCCCAGCTCTGTGGGTCAGAAGAAGATCAAGGCCCTGGAACAGATGTTGCTGGAGCTTGGTGTGG agctgagccccacccccacgGAGGAGCTGGTACATATGTTCAATGAGCTGCGCAGTGACCTGGTGTTGCTCTATGAGCTCAAGCAGGCCTGCGCCAACTGCGAGTATGAGCTACAGATGCTGCGGCACCGGCATGAGGCACTGGCCCGGGCAGGCGTGCTGGGGGGCCCCACCACACCAGCAGTGGGGCCAGTCCCAGCCTCTGCTGAGTCAGCAGTGTCTGAACCTGGACTTGGCCCTGACCCCACTAAGGACACCATCATTGATGTGGTGGGTGCACCTCTCACACCCAATTCG AGTGAAACACACACCAGGCCTTGGGGACGACTGACCTCAGCACCTCCTGTGTCTCCTCAGAGGAAGCGACGGGAATCGGCCTCCAGCTCATCTTCTGTGAAGAAAGCCAAGAAGCCGTGA
- the Dmap1 gene encoding DNA methyltransferase 1-associated protein 1 isoform X2, protein MATGADVRDILELGGPEGDAASGTISKKDIINPDKKKSKKSSETLTFKRPEGMHREVYALLYSDKKDAPPLLPSDTGQGYRTVKAKLGSKKVRPWKWMPFTNPARKDGAMFFHWRRAAEEGKDYPFARFNKTVQVPVYSEQEYQLYLHDDAWTKAETDHLFDLSRRFDLRFVVIHDRYDHQQFKKRSVEDLKERYYHICAKLANVRAVPGTDLKIPVFDAGHERRRKEQLERLYNRTPEQVAEEEYLLQELRKIEARKKEREKRSQDLQKLITAADTTAEQRRTERKAPKKKLPQKKEAEKPAVPETAGIKFPDFKSAGVTLRSQRMKLPSSVGQKKIKALEQMLLELGVELSPTPTEELVHMFNELRSDLVLLYELKQACANCEYELQMLRHRHEALARAGVLGGPTTPAVGPVPASAESAVSEPGLGPDPTKDTIIDVVGAPLTPNSRKRRESASSSSSVKKAKKP, encoded by the exons ATGGCTACGGGTGCGGATGTACGGGATATTCTAGAACTCGGGGGTCCAGAGGGTGATGCAGCCTCCGGGACCATCAGCAAGAAAGACATTATCAACCCGGACAAG AAAAAGTCCAAGAAGTCCTCTGAGACACTAACCTTCAAGAGGCCTGAGGGCATGCACCGGGAAGTTTATGCCCTGCTCTACTCTGATAAGAA GGATGCACCCCCACTGTTACCCAGTGACACTGGTCAGGGCTACCGCACAGTGAAAGCCAAGTTGGGCTCCAAGAAGGTGCGACCCTGGAAGTGGATGCCATTCACTAACCCAGCCCGAAAGGATGGAGCTATGTTTTTCCACTGGCGACGGGCAGCAGAGGAAGGCAAGGACTACCCTTTCGCCAGGTTCAATAAG ACTGTGCAGGTGCCTGTGTATTCAGAGCAGGAGTACCAGCTCTATCTCCATGATGATGCTTGGACTAAGGCAGAAACTGACCACCTCTTTGACCTAAGCCGCCGTTTTGACCTGCGTTTTGTAGTTATCCACGACCGGTATGACCACCAGCAGTTCAAG AAGCGTTCTGTGGAGGACCTGAAGGAGCGGTACTACCACATCTGTGCTAAGCTTGCCAATGTACGGGCTGTGCCAGGCACAGACCTCAAGATACCAGTATTTGATGCTGGGCATGAACGACGGCGGAAGGAACAGCTGGAGCGTCTCTACAACCGGACCCCAGAGCAG GTGGCAGAGGAGGAGTACCTGCTACAGGAGCTGCGCAAGATTGAGGCCCGGAAGAAGGAACGGGAGAAACGCAGCCAGGACCTACAGAAGCTGATCACAGCAGCTGACACCACTGCAGAACAGCGGCGCACTGAACGCAAGGCCCCCAAGAAGAAGCTACCCCAGAAAAAGGAGGCCGAGAAGCCG GCTGTTCCTGAGACTGCAGGGATCAAGTTTCCAGACTTCAAGTCTGCAGGGGTCACACTGCGAAGCCAGAGG ATGAAGCTGCCCAGCTCTGTGGGTCAGAAGAAGATCAAGGCCCTGGAACAGATGTTGCTGGAGCTTGGTGTGG agctgagccccacccccacgGAGGAGCTGGTACATATGTTCAATGAGCTGCGCAGTGACCTGGTGTTGCTCTATGAGCTCAAGCAGGCCTGCGCCAACTGCGAGTATGAGCTACAGATGCTGCGGCACCGGCATGAGGCACTGGCCCGGGCAGGCGTGCTGGGGGGCCCCACCACACCAGCAGTGGGGCCAGTCCCAGCCTCTGCTGAGTCAGCAGTGTCTGAACCTGGACTTGGCCCTGACCCCACTAAGGACACCATCATTGATGTGGTGGGTGCACCTCTCACACCCAATTCG AGGAAGCGACGGGAATCGGCCTCCAGCTCATCTTCTGTGAAGAAAGCCAAGAAGCCGTGA
- the Dmap1 gene encoding DNA methyltransferase 1-associated protein 1 isoform X1 — protein MATGADVRDILELGGPEGDAASGTISKKDIINPDKKKSKKSSETLTFKRPEGMHREVYALLYSDKKDAPPLLPSDTGQGYRTVKAKLGSKKVRPWKWMPFTNPARKDGAMFFHWRRAAEEGKDYPFARFNKTVQVPVYSEQEYQLYLHDDAWTKAETDHLFDLSRRFDLRFVVIHDRYDHQQFKKRSVEDLKERYYHICAKLANVRAVPGTDLKIPVFDAGHERRRKEQLERLYNRTPEQVAEEEYLLQELRKIEARKKEREKRSQDLQKLITAADTTAEQRRTERKAPKKKLPQKKEAEKPAVPETAGIKFPDFKSAGVTLRSQRMKLPSSVGQKKIKALEQMLLELGVELSPTPTEELVHMFNELRSDLVLLYELKQACANCEYELQMLRHRHEALARAGVLGGPTTPAVGPVPASAESAVSEPGLGPDPTKDTIIDVVGAPLTPNSSETHTRPWGRLTSAPPVSPQRKRRESASSSSSVKKAKKP, from the exons ATGGCTACGGGTGCGGATGTACGGGATATTCTAGAACTCGGGGGTCCAGAGGGTGATGCAGCCTCCGGGACCATCAGCAAGAAAGACATTATCAACCCGGACAAG AAAAAGTCCAAGAAGTCCTCTGAGACACTAACCTTCAAGAGGCCTGAGGGCATGCACCGGGAAGTTTATGCCCTGCTCTACTCTGATAAGAA GGATGCACCCCCACTGTTACCCAGTGACACTGGTCAGGGCTACCGCACAGTGAAAGCCAAGTTGGGCTCCAAGAAGGTGCGACCCTGGAAGTGGATGCCATTCACTAACCCAGCCCGAAAGGATGGAGCTATGTTTTTCCACTGGCGACGGGCAGCAGAGGAAGGCAAGGACTACCCTTTCGCCAGGTTCAATAAG ACTGTGCAGGTGCCTGTGTATTCAGAGCAGGAGTACCAGCTCTATCTCCATGATGATGCTTGGACTAAGGCAGAAACTGACCACCTCTTTGACCTAAGCCGCCGTTTTGACCTGCGTTTTGTAGTTATCCACGACCGGTATGACCACCAGCAGTTCAAG AAGCGTTCTGTGGAGGACCTGAAGGAGCGGTACTACCACATCTGTGCTAAGCTTGCCAATGTACGGGCTGTGCCAGGCACAGACCTCAAGATACCAGTATTTGATGCTGGGCATGAACGACGGCGGAAGGAACAGCTGGAGCGTCTCTACAACCGGACCCCAGAGCAG GTGGCAGAGGAGGAGTACCTGCTACAGGAGCTGCGCAAGATTGAGGCCCGGAAGAAGGAACGGGAGAAACGCAGCCAGGACCTACAGAAGCTGATCACAGCAGCTGACACCACTGCAGAACAGCGGCGCACTGAACGCAAGGCCCCCAAGAAGAAGCTACCCCAGAAAAAGGAGGCCGAGAAGCCG GCTGTTCCTGAGACTGCAGGGATCAAGTTTCCAGACTTCAAGTCTGCAGGGGTCACACTGCGAAGCCAGAGG ATGAAGCTGCCCAGCTCTGTGGGTCAGAAGAAGATCAAGGCCCTGGAACAGATGTTGCTGGAGCTTGGTGTGG agctgagccccacccccacgGAGGAGCTGGTACATATGTTCAATGAGCTGCGCAGTGACCTGGTGTTGCTCTATGAGCTCAAGCAGGCCTGCGCCAACTGCGAGTATGAGCTACAGATGCTGCGGCACCGGCATGAGGCACTGGCCCGGGCAGGCGTGCTGGGGGGCCCCACCACACCAGCAGTGGGGCCAGTCCCAGCCTCTGCTGAGTCAGCAGTGTCTGAACCTGGACTTGGCCCTGACCCCACTAAGGACACCATCATTGATGTGGTGGGTGCACCTCTCACACCCAATTCG AGTGAAACACACACCAGGCCTTGGGGACGACTGACCTCAGCACCTCCTGTGTCTCCTCAGAGGAAGCGACGGGAATCGGCCTCCAGCTCATCTTCTGTGAAGAAAGCCAAGAAGCCGTGA